A window from Solanum stenotomum isolate F172 chromosome 7, ASM1918654v1, whole genome shotgun sequence encodes these proteins:
- the LOC125869697 gene encoding non-specific lipid-transfer protein 1-like, translating to MVKVALLVVMCIAAVGVMLTPNAEAIISCGQVVERLTPCIEYVREGGVLPTSCCSGIKTLNGEAATTPDRQAACNCIKSTAATISNINLDLAATLPTKCGVNLPYKISPSIDCSTVQ from the coding sequence atgGTGAAGGTAGCATTGTTGGTGGTTATGTGCATTGCAGCAGTAGGTGTGATGTTAACTCCCAATGCAGAAGCAATCATCTCTTGTGGGCAGGTTGTTGAGAGGCTGACTCCATGCATTGAATACGTGAGGGAAGGTGGTGTTCTTCCAACATCATGCTGTAGTGGAATTAAGACCCTCAATGGCGAAGCTGCCACTACTCCCGATCGTCAAGCGGCGTGTAATTGTATTAAATCTACTGCTGCAACCATCAGCAACATCAACCTCGATCTTGCTGCTACTCTCCCTACCAAATGTGGTGTCAATCTTCCCTATAAAATTAGCCCTTCCATTGACTGCTCCAC